A single window of Verrucomicrobiota bacterium DNA harbors:
- the ruvA gene encoding Holliday junction branch migration protein RuvA: MIAFLEGTVVENFPDRLVVKVGGIGYAVAVPLGTFDDVPAGQAVTVLTHFHVRENEQALYGFRRAEERDLFQLLLNRVSGVGPKLALAILSGMRVEEFKQNVVQNEAAALARISGLGKKTAERIILELKDKLGVAAVWEQTGGTGQGGETAGGDAVLALISLGYKQADAHKAVQKLQQGDSQWSSDELLREALRTLNR, from the coding sequence ATGATCGCATTTCTCGAAGGCACGGTGGTGGAGAATTTTCCCGATCGCTTGGTCGTGAAGGTGGGCGGGATCGGCTATGCGGTGGCGGTGCCTTTGGGGACCTTTGATGATGTGCCGGCCGGGCAGGCGGTGACGGTGCTGACCCATTTTCATGTGCGGGAGAATGAGCAGGCTCTTTATGGATTCCGTCGCGCCGAGGAGCGCGATCTTTTCCAGTTGCTGCTCAATCGGGTTTCCGGGGTGGGGCCCAAGCTGGCCCTGGCCATTTTGAGCGGGATGCGAGTCGAGGAGTTCAAACAGAATGTGGTGCAAAACGAGGCCGCGGCCCTGGCGCGCATCAGCGGGCTCGGCAAGAAGACGGCCGAGCGAATCATTCTGGAGCTCAAGGATAAGCTGGGCGTGGCGGCGGTCTGGGAGCAGACCGGAGGGACGGGCCAAGGTGGGGAGACGGCGGGGGGCGATGCCGTTCTAGCGCTCATTTCCCTGGGCTACAAGCAGGCCGATGCCCACAAGGCGGTCCAGAAGCTGCAACAGGGCGACAGCCAGTGGTCCTCCGATGAGCTGCTCCGGGAGGCGCTGCGCACGCTCAACAGGTGA
- the rpmB gene encoding 50S ribosomal protein L28 → MSRVCSITGSRITSGRKIHRSGLAKKKGGIGMHVTKTVKRQFQPNLQTKRIWVPELNKYVRVKLSARALKTISKNGAYVTLKGAGLI, encoded by the coding sequence ATGTCACGTGTTTGCAGCATCACCGGAAGTCGCATCACCAGCGGTCGCAAAATTCACCGCAGTGGTCTCGCGAAGAAAAAAGGCGGCATCGGCATGCACGTCACCAAAACGGTCAAGCGCCAGTTCCAGCCCAATCTCCAGACCAAGCGCATCTGGGTGCCCGAGCTAAACAAGTATGTCCGTGTCAAATTGAGTGCCCGCGCCCTCAAAACCATCTCCAAGAACGGCGCCTACGTTACCCTGAAAGGGGCTGGCCTCATCTAA
- a CDS encoding DNA polymerase Y family protein, translated as MIAALHVPQLPLQVALWEEPDLDGQPCAMLAPGSLREGGPRVPVLYANARAQREGVETGMALTRALARCRTLQLRERVPEAEARMRESLLRRATHLAADVELADEATVLLDVFPIPEARRDPAAWLEALPEFPLFWRRAIGPTPEAAWLAAVSGREVVEEVEALWDLPLGVLATLGARPEWRERWEAWGLRRVGEFARLAGAAVRDRLGVEASRMHAVLNGERRRLRLHRPVKRLLESFELEEPVTQLEPLFFVLHRLLETLVGRLQAMLRVARELVLTLHFIDGRAEESRLRVADPSAGLEGLMAILRAFLEGAEHAAPTQAVTLEVLPTEASQAQRDWMRRGLADGNRFTETLAHLQSLVGRERVGRPRPARSHRAEDFAVQPFHSGRGGGEVPAVLPLPLRRFRPPIGVTVFSEGRGGLSWPLALQGGPWAGSITARRGPFLLSGHWWGQEAWKRVEWDVSLESGALLKVAQVGGTRWWVEGAYG; from the coding sequence ATGATCGCGGCGCTGCATGTGCCGCAATTGCCCCTGCAGGTGGCGCTCTGGGAGGAGCCGGATTTGGACGGGCAGCCTTGTGCCATGCTGGCCCCGGGATCGCTCCGCGAAGGGGGGCCGAGAGTGCCTGTGCTCTATGCCAATGCGCGGGCGCAGCGAGAGGGCGTGGAGACGGGCATGGCCTTGACGCGCGCGCTGGCCCGCTGCCGCACGCTGCAACTGCGGGAGCGGGTGCCGGAGGCGGAGGCGCGGATGCGCGAGAGCTTGCTGCGCCGAGCCACGCACTTGGCGGCGGATGTGGAGCTGGCGGATGAGGCGACGGTTTTGCTGGATGTGTTTCCCATCCCAGAAGCGCGCCGTGATCCGGCTGCGTGGCTCGAGGCGCTGCCAGAGTTTCCGCTTTTCTGGCGCCGGGCCATCGGGCCCACTCCGGAAGCGGCGTGGCTGGCGGCGGTCAGCGGGCGGGAGGTGGTCGAGGAGGTGGAGGCTCTTTGGGATTTGCCCCTGGGTGTGCTGGCGACGCTGGGCGCTAGGCCGGAGTGGCGGGAGCGCTGGGAGGCTTGGGGGCTGCGGCGCGTGGGGGAGTTTGCCCGCTTGGCGGGGGCTGCGGTCAGGGATCGATTAGGCGTGGAGGCGAGCAGGATGCATGCGGTGCTCAATGGGGAGCGGCGTCGCTTGCGATTGCATCGCCCTGTGAAGCGGCTTTTGGAGAGCTTCGAGCTGGAGGAGCCGGTCACCCAACTGGAGCCTCTATTCTTTGTGCTTCATCGTTTGCTGGAGACGCTCGTCGGGCGGTTGCAGGCCATGCTGCGGGTGGCTCGGGAGCTGGTGCTGACTTTGCATTTCATCGATGGACGGGCTGAGGAGAGTCGCCTCCGGGTGGCCGATCCGAGCGCGGGGCTGGAGGGGTTGATGGCGATTTTGCGGGCTTTCCTGGAGGGGGCGGAACACGCTGCGCCGACCCAGGCGGTGACGCTGGAAGTGCTCCCCACGGAGGCGTCTCAGGCGCAACGGGATTGGATGCGCCGGGGCTTGGCGGATGGCAATCGCTTCACCGAGACGCTGGCCCATTTGCAGTCCCTGGTGGGTCGGGAGCGAGTGGGGCGCCCCAGGCCGGCTCGCTCCCACCGGGCAGAGGATTTTGCGGTGCAGCCTTTCCATAGCGGGAGGGGGGGAGGGGAGGTTCCTGCGGTTTTGCCCTTGCCGCTGCGCCGTTTTCGCCCGCCTATCGGGGTGACGGTGTTTTCCGAGGGCCGAGGAGGGCTGTCGTGGCCGCTGGCTTTGCAGGGTGGGCCTTGGGCTGGATCGATCACTGCCCGGCGGGGGCCTTTTCTCCTCTCAGGACACTGGTGGGGGCAGGAGGCGTGGAAGCGGGTGGAGTGGGATGTGTCCCTGGAGTCGGGCGCGCTTTTGAAAGTGGCTCAAGTGGGGGGGACGCGCTGGTGGGTGGAGGGGGCCTATGGCTGA